Proteins from one Peromyscus eremicus chromosome 8a, PerEre_H2_v1, whole genome shotgun sequence genomic window:
- the Snx11 gene encoding sorting nexin-11 yields MGFWCRMLENQELEEVITVRVQDPRVQNEGSWNSYVDYKIFLHTNSKAFTAKTSCVRRRYREFVWLRKQLQRNAGLVPVPELPGKSTFFGSSDEFIEKRRQGLQHFLEKVLQSVVLLSDSQLHLFLQSQLSVPEIEACVQGRGSLTVSDAILCYAMSNCGWAQEEKRQSTSHLAKGDQLNSCCFLPRSGRRNFPSPPLSEEKDHLETWAPVMDSEGPSLECLMLPPSSSPSCCDIAGPDEGLSVSQPVRRAVEGDHAVPLDPGQLDTVGEVSCG; encoded by the exons GAGGTGATCACGGTGCGTGTTCAGGACCCCCGGGTGCAGAATGAGGGTTCCTGGAATTCTTACGTGGACTATAAGATATTCCTTCAT ACGAACAGCAAGGCCTTTACTGCCAAGACCTCGTGTGTGCGGCGCCGCTACCGTGAATTTGTGTGGCTGAGGAAGCAGCTGCAGAGGAATGCGGGCCTGGT GCCGGTACCTGAGCTTCCTGGGAAGTCCACCTTCTTTGGCAGCTCTGATGAGTTCATTGAGAAGCGACGGCAAGGCCTACAGCATTTCCTAGAAAA GGTCTTGCAGAGCGTGGTCCTTCTGTCAGACAGTCAGTTACACCTCTTCCTCCAAAGCCAGCTCTCAGTCCCCGAGATTGAAGCCTGTGTGCAGGGCCGAGGCTCCTTGACTGTGTCTGATGCCATTCTCTGCTATGCTATGTCCAACTGTGGCTGGGCCCAGGAGGAGAAGAGGCAAAGCACCTCTCACCTGGCTAAAGGAGACCAGCTCAACAG tTGCTGCTTTCTTCCAAGATCAGGCAGGAGGAACTTTCCTTCTCCACCCCTCAGTGAAGAGAAGGACCACTTAGAAACATGGGCTCCGGTGATGGACTCTGAGGGCCCATCCTTAGAGTGTCTTATGCTGCCGCCCAGCTCCTCACCATCATGCTGTGATATTGCAGGACCCGATGAAGGACTCTCTGTGTCCCAGCCTGTGAGAAGGGCTGTGGAAGGGGACCATGCTGTGCCATTGGACCCTGGTCAGCTAGACACTGTGGGGGAGGTGAGCTGTGGTTGA